The following are encoded in a window of Candidatus Niyogibacteria bacterium genomic DNA:
- a CDS encoding acyl-CoA dehydrogenase family protein: MADLDFYGLFSSLSEEEKLIKETARKFTNNPELIAALLECNINETGFPRTYFKKIGALGFLGADIKEYGCAGLSGREYGLLMQELERRDSALRSAVSVQGALAMRAIYDFGSDFQKEKWLPSLRNGETIGCFGLTEPYGGSNPAGLQTKAELKGDIYIINGSKTWITNGSIADISIIWAQTSEGTKGIRGFLIEKETAGFSTAFIRGKGSLRASTVSQLFFDNCEIPKENLLPKTEIGLKAAMFCLDHARYGIAWGALGAAIACYETALEFAQNRRPFNKPIASYQIIQEKLSGMVKEITKAQLLCFELARLKDKGALKDEQISLAKWNNVNVALEIAREARNILGADGISYEYPVWAHMANLEAVKTYEGTEEIHTLIIGSKITGISTFK, translated from the coding sequence ATGGCAGATTTGGATTTTTATGGTTTGTTTTCTTCCTTATCGGAGGAAGAAAAATTAATCAAAGAAACCGCGAGAAAATTCACAAATAATCCGGAACTCATCGCGGCGCTTCTTGAATGCAATATAAATGAAACAGGTTTTCCGCGAACATATTTCAAGAAAATAGGCGCTTTGGGATTTTTAGGAGCGGATATTAAAGAATATGGCTGCGCGGGATTAAGCGGCCGCGAGTACGGCTTGCTGATGCAGGAGCTTGAACGAAGAGACAGCGCTTTAAGAAGCGCGGTTTCCGTGCAAGGAGCGTTGGCGATGCGCGCGATTTATGATTTTGGTTCGGATTTCCAAAAAGAAAAATGGCTTCCGTCCTTGCGGAATGGAGAAACCATCGGCTGTTTCGGATTAACCGAACCTTACGGCGGGTCAAATCCGGCCGGATTGCAGACTAAAGCGGAACTTAAAGGCGATATTTATATTATCAATGGTTCAAAAACATGGATTACCAACGGGTCAATCGCCGATATTTCGATAATTTGGGCGCAAACTTCCGAAGGAACCAAGGGAATCAGGGGATTTTTGATAGAAAAAGAAACAGCGGGTTTTTCAACGGCTTTTATCCGGGGAAAAGGAAGTTTAAGAGCATCAACCGTCTCACAATTATTTTTTGATAATTGTGAAATCCCGAAAGAAAATTTATTGCCAAAAACGGAAATCGGCTTGAAAGCGGCGATGTTTTGTTTAGACCATGCTCGTTACGGGATAGCGTGGGGAGCGCTGGGAGCGGCGATTGCTTGTTATGAAACCGCGCTGGAATTCGCGCAAAATCGCCGGCCGTTCAATAAACCGATTGCTTCTTATCAAATCATCCAAGAAAAACTTTCAGGAATGGTAAAAGAAATCACCAAAGCACAGCTTTTATGCTTTGAACTCGCTCGTTTAAAAGATAAAGGAGCGTTAAAAGACGAACAAATTTCATTGGCAAAATGGAATAATGTCAATGTTGCTCTGGAAATCGCCCGGGAAGCGAGAAATATTTTAGGAGCGGACGGCATTTCCTACGAATATCCGGTCTGGGCTCATATGGCGAATTTAGAAGCCGTAAAAACATACGAAGGAACCGAAGAAATTCACACCCTCATAATCGGCTCTAAAATCACCGGCATTTCAACTTTTAAATAA
- a CDS encoding DNA primase, translated as MSSPIEQIKSRLNVVDVIQSYIKLQKAGSNFKANCPFHNEKTPSFFVSPAREVWHCFGCGAGGDLIEFVKKIEGVEFPETLQMLADRAGIELKKEDPRFRSEKTRLFKLMEAAAGFYESRLEENNAAREYLAGRGLKPETIKNFRVGYAPDAWKETVDHLYVCGFTDEEIKKAGLGIPSPRDGKVYDRFRGRIMFPINDFSGRIIGFSGRLVPFAAKTIKNKDGAEPAKYINTPQTALYDKSRALYGFDKAKLIIRKEDACIIVEGQMDVVMAHQAGVKNVVGISGTALTEWQYQAISRLASRLIISLDKDLAGIAAAKKSADLKLNIMKQKGPVSLRSGKIMVLDFGTAKDAAELIVKEGAEKLQETVKNAKNIVQYFIDIISENNPTDEALRSDINNFLLPLLANLDNEIEISDWTRKISRKFDIKEEAIWNEIKKIKSTADDFSPPLPKLFAGTNDVKTRQRLLEERIIGLAFWKKEKALAEILEDRGNKFFSGELKPLIKFTVEEIIQFPDEHRLYLNRLALETELLYGDKNIDYLNEIKDLFLNLEREHFKHHRASLAIDIQKAEKNNDQKNLHRLIGEFNELSKKLL; from the coding sequence ATGTCATCTCCGATTGAACAAATAAAATCGCGATTGAACGTGGTGGATGTAATCCAATCCTATATCAAACTGCAAAAAGCCGGTTCTAATTTTAAAGCCAACTGCCCTTTTCATAATGAAAAAACTCCTTCTTTTTTTGTTTCGCCGGCGCGCGAAGTTTGGCATTGTTTTGGCTGCGGCGCCGGCGGCGATCTGATAGAATTTGTTAAAAAAATTGAAGGAGTGGAATTTCCGGAAACGCTTCAGATGCTGGCGGATCGCGCGGGCATTGAACTTAAAAAAGAAGATCCCCGCTTCCGTTCGGAAAAAACGCGCCTTTTTAAATTAATGGAAGCCGCCGCCGGTTTTTACGAGTCCCGGCTTGAAGAAAATAACGCGGCGCGAGAATATCTGGCGGGACGCGGTTTAAAACCGGAAACGATTAAAAATTTTCGCGTTGGCTATGCGCCCGACGCATGGAAAGAAACAGTTGACCATCTCTATGTTTGCGGCTTTACGGACGAAGAAATAAAAAAAGCGGGGCTGGGCATTCCGTCGCCGCGCGACGGCAAAGTTTATGACCGTTTTCGCGGCCGGATAATGTTTCCCATTAATGATTTTTCCGGACGAATAATCGGTTTTTCCGGGCGGCTTGTTCCTTTTGCCGCGAAGACAATAAAAAATAAAGACGGCGCGGAACCGGCAAAATACATTAACACGCCGCAAACCGCTTTATACGACAAGTCGCGCGCGCTCTACGGTTTTGACAAGGCAAAACTTATAATCCGCAAAGAAGACGCCTGTATTATTGTGGAAGGGCAAATGGATGTGGTAATGGCGCATCAGGCGGGAGTGAAAAATGTCGTGGGTATTTCCGGAACTGCCCTGACCGAATGGCAATATCAAGCCATCTCGCGCCTCGCCAGCCGTTTAATTATTTCTTTGGATAAAGATCTGGCGGGAATCGCGGCGGCCAAGAAAAGCGCGGACCTGAAATTGAATATTATGAAACAGAAAGGTCCGGTATCTTTGCGGAGCGGAAAAATTATGGTTTTAGATTTCGGAACAGCCAAAGACGCCGCCGAATTGATCGTAAAAGAAGGCGCGGAAAAACTGCAAGAAACGGTTAAAAACGCCAAAAATATCGTCCAATATTTTATTGACATTATTTCCGAAAACAATCCGACTGATGAAGCGTTAAGGAGCGACATAAATAATTTTCTTTTGCCGCTGTTGGCAAATTTAGACAATGAAATAGAAATTTCCGACTGGACCAGAAAAATTTCAAGAAAATTTGATATTAAAGAAGAAGCAATTTGGAACGAAATAAAAAAGATTAAATCAACGGCGGATGATTTTTCGCCGCCGTTGCCAAAATTATTCGCGGGAACCAACGATGTTAAAACGCGCCAACGGCTTCTGGAAGAACGGATTATCGGATTGGCTTTTTGGAAAAAAGAAAAAGCGTTGGCAGAAATTTTGGAAGACCGCGGCAACAAATTTTTTTCCGGCGAACTGAAACCGCTGATTAAATTCACCGTTGAAGAAATAATCCAATTTCCCGACGAACACCGGCTATATCTGAACCGGCTGGCTTTGGAAACGGAATTATTGTATGGTGATAAAAATATTGATTATTTGAATGAAATCAAAGATTTATTTCTAAATTTGGAACGCGAACACTTCAAGCATCACCGCGCTTCTTTGGCGATTGATATTCAAAAAGCTGAAAAAAACAACGATCAAAAAAATCTTCACCGCTTGATCGGCGAATTTAACGAATTATCAAAAAAATTGCTTTAA